A genomic stretch from Clavelina lepadiformis chromosome 5, kaClaLepa1.1, whole genome shotgun sequence includes:
- the LOC143459296 gene encoding leukotriene A-4 hydrolase-like isoform X1 yields MGAYDPTSYSDPREAKIQHIDINWTVDFSRKVLSGYVDLKFKSKKDNLSSLILDSKDLAIHKITDGKADLKFKIKERHAAFGSPLQIDFVDSVKQDEEFTLHIEYETSSSCSALQWLDAEQTAGQKYPYLFSQCQAIHARSLLPCQDSPSAKATYTAKVTVQHPLVALMSAVQCWDKAGKGENGEKLMTYKFEQKVPMSSYLIAIVVGLLESREIGPRSKVWSEKELVDKAALEFSETEQMIAAGEKLVGPYVWGQYDLLVLPPSFPYGGMENPCLTFVTPTLLAGDKSLANVVAHEIAHSWTGNLVTNHTWEDFWLNEGHTVFLERKIICELFDDKFRQFQAFNGLKDLHQYIETFGKDSPFTHLVVNLDGVDPDDAFSPIPYEKGHTLLFHLETLLGGPSEFEPFLRSYIDKYKFESVSTSQWKDHLYEFFSSKKAVLDSLDWNAWFHTPGMPPVIPEYDQTLSTECTALAEKWAKTATNDLGVFKAKDIKHFSSWQKIEFLGQLLLKDPFTSSHISTMDSCYRFSKINNSEIKFRWLRLGIRARYEPSIRPALQMATDQGRMKFTRPLFRDLGGWDKSRDVAIDHFKKNKAKMHNTTAQHIEKDLKL; encoded by the exons ATGGGTGCCTATGATCCCACTTCTTACTCCGATCCAAGAGAGGCAAAGATCCAGCATATTGACATCAATTGGACTGTGgatttttcaagaaaagtcTTGTCTGGATATGTTGACTTAAAGTTTAAATCAAAGAAGGATAATCTCTCATCTCTT ATTTTAGACTCAAAGGACTTGGCAATCCATAAAATCACGGATGGAAAAGCTGATTTGAAGTTTAAGATAAAAGAAAGGCACGCTGCTTTTGGATCACCTTTGCAAATTGACTTTGTTGATTCAGTCAAGCA aGATGAAGAGTTTACATTGCACATTGAATATGAAACTTCTAGCAGTTGCAGTGCTCTTCAATGGCTTGATGCTGAACAAACTGCTGGTCAGAAATACCCATACCTGTTCAGCCAGTGTCAG GCGATACATGCACGTTCTCTCCTGCCTTGTCAAGACAGTCCATCAGCCAAGGCCACCTACACTGCTAAG GTTACTGTCCAGCATCCACTGGTTGCCTTGATGAGTGCTGTTCAGTGTTGGGACAAAGCTGGAAAGGGTGAAAACGGAGAAAAACTGATGACATATAAATTTGAACAGAAG GTGCCAATGTCATCTTACTTAATCGCCATAGTGGTTGGCTTGCTGGAGAGTCGTGAAATTGGGCCAAGGTCTAAGGTTTGGTCTGAGAAGGAGCTGGTTGACAAAGCTGCATTGGAATTTTCTGAG ACAGAACAGATGATTGCTGCTGGTGAAAAATTAGTTGGTCCGTATGTGTGGGGCCAGTACGATCTCCTTGTTCTGCCACCTTCTTTTCCCTATGGTGGAATGGAAAACCCTTGTCTCACATTTGTTACTCCAACTTTGTTG gcTGGAGACAAGTCACTTGCTAAC GTGGTTGCTCATGAAATTGCACACAGTTGGACCGGCAACCTTGTTACTAATCACACTTGGGAAGATTTTTG GTTAAATGAGGGCCACACAGTATTTTTGGAAAGAAAAATTATCTGTGAACTCTTTGATGATAAGTTCAGGCAATTTCAAGCCTTCA atgGCCTTAAGGACCTGCATCAGTAT ATAGAAACATTTGGAAAAGACAGTCCATTCACGCATCTTGTTGTGAACTTGGATGGAGTTGACCCAGATGATGCATTCTCCCCAATACCTTACGAGAAAGGTCATACCCTTCTGTTTCATCTGGAAACACTGCTTGGAGGACCAA gTGAGTTTGAGCCATTTTTAAGAAGCTACATTGATAAATATAAGTTTGAATCGGTCTCCACCAGCCAATGGAAGGATCActtgtatgaatttttttcaagcaag AAAGCTGTACTGGATAGTCTCGATTGGAATGCTTGGTTTCATACACCTGGAATGCCACCTGTGATACCAGAATATGATCAGACTTTGTCAACGGAATGCACTGCGTTAGCTGAAAAGTGGGCCAAG ACAGCAACAAATGACCTGGGTGTCTTTAAAGCAAAGGACATTAAGCATTTCTCATCATGGCAAAAGATTGAATTTCTCGGCCAGCTTCTATTAAAA GATCCCTTCACATCAAGTCATATATCTACCATGGACTCATGTTACCGATTCTCAAAGATTAACAACAGTGAGATTAAGTTCAGATGGCTCAGACTGGGAATTCGAGCCAGGTATGAACCTTCAATCAGACCTGCCTTACAGATGGCAACAGACCAGGGAAGAATGAAATTCACGAGGCCTCTTTTCAG AGATTTGGGAGGGTGGGATAAAAGCAGAGATGTGGCCATAGATCATTTTAAGAAGAACAAAGCGAAGATGCACAATACCACTGCTCAACATATCGAAAAGGACTTAAAACTATga
- the LOC143459296 gene encoding leukotriene A-4 hydrolase-like isoform X2, with amino-acid sequence MGAYDPTSYSDPREAKIQHIDINWTVDFSRKVLSGYVDLKFKSKKDNLSSLILDSKDLAIHKITDGKADLKFKIKERHAAFGSPLQIDFVDSVKQDEEFTLHIEYETSSSCSALQWLDAEQTAGQKYPYLFSQCQAIHARSLLPCQDSPSAKATYTAKVTVQHPLVALMSAVQCWDKAGKGENGEKLMTYKFEQKVPMSSYLIAIVVGLLESREIGPRSKVWSEKELVDKAALEFSETEQMIAAGEKLVGPYVWGQYDLLVLPPSFPYGGMENPCLTFVTPTLLAGDKSLANVVAHEIAHSWTGNLVTNHTWEDFWLNEGHTVFLERKIICELFDDKFRQFQAFNGLKRLKYAIETFGKDSPFTHLVVNLDGVDPDDAFSPIPYEKGHTLLFHLETLLGGPSEFEPFLRSYIDKYKFESVSTSQWKDHLYEFFSSKKAVLDSLDWNAWFHTPGMPPVIPEYDQTLSTECTALAEKWAKTATNDLGVFKAKDIKHFSSWQKIEFLGQLLLKDPFTSSHISTMDSCYRFSKINNSEIKFRWLRLGIRARYEPSIRPALQMATDQGRMKFTRPLFRDLGGWDKSRDVAIDHFKKNKAKMHNTTAQHIEKDLKL; translated from the exons ATGGGTGCCTATGATCCCACTTCTTACTCCGATCCAAGAGAGGCAAAGATCCAGCATATTGACATCAATTGGACTGTGgatttttcaagaaaagtcTTGTCTGGATATGTTGACTTAAAGTTTAAATCAAAGAAGGATAATCTCTCATCTCTT ATTTTAGACTCAAAGGACTTGGCAATCCATAAAATCACGGATGGAAAAGCTGATTTGAAGTTTAAGATAAAAGAAAGGCACGCTGCTTTTGGATCACCTTTGCAAATTGACTTTGTTGATTCAGTCAAGCA aGATGAAGAGTTTACATTGCACATTGAATATGAAACTTCTAGCAGTTGCAGTGCTCTTCAATGGCTTGATGCTGAACAAACTGCTGGTCAGAAATACCCATACCTGTTCAGCCAGTGTCAG GCGATACATGCACGTTCTCTCCTGCCTTGTCAAGACAGTCCATCAGCCAAGGCCACCTACACTGCTAAG GTTACTGTCCAGCATCCACTGGTTGCCTTGATGAGTGCTGTTCAGTGTTGGGACAAAGCTGGAAAGGGTGAAAACGGAGAAAAACTGATGACATATAAATTTGAACAGAAG GTGCCAATGTCATCTTACTTAATCGCCATAGTGGTTGGCTTGCTGGAGAGTCGTGAAATTGGGCCAAGGTCTAAGGTTTGGTCTGAGAAGGAGCTGGTTGACAAAGCTGCATTGGAATTTTCTGAG ACAGAACAGATGATTGCTGCTGGTGAAAAATTAGTTGGTCCGTATGTGTGGGGCCAGTACGATCTCCTTGTTCTGCCACCTTCTTTTCCCTATGGTGGAATGGAAAACCCTTGTCTCACATTTGTTACTCCAACTTTGTTG gcTGGAGACAAGTCACTTGCTAAC GTGGTTGCTCATGAAATTGCACACAGTTGGACCGGCAACCTTGTTACTAATCACACTTGGGAAGATTTTTG GTTAAATGAGGGCCACACAGTATTTTTGGAAAGAAAAATTATCTGTGAACTCTTTGATGATAAGTTCAGGCAATTTCAAGCCTTCA ATGGTTTAAAGAGACTGAAATATGca ATAGAAACATTTGGAAAAGACAGTCCATTCACGCATCTTGTTGTGAACTTGGATGGAGTTGACCCAGATGATGCATTCTCCCCAATACCTTACGAGAAAGGTCATACCCTTCTGTTTCATCTGGAAACACTGCTTGGAGGACCAA gTGAGTTTGAGCCATTTTTAAGAAGCTACATTGATAAATATAAGTTTGAATCGGTCTCCACCAGCCAATGGAAGGATCActtgtatgaatttttttcaagcaag AAAGCTGTACTGGATAGTCTCGATTGGAATGCTTGGTTTCATACACCTGGAATGCCACCTGTGATACCAGAATATGATCAGACTTTGTCAACGGAATGCACTGCGTTAGCTGAAAAGTGGGCCAAG ACAGCAACAAATGACCTGGGTGTCTTTAAAGCAAAGGACATTAAGCATTTCTCATCATGGCAAAAGATTGAATTTCTCGGCCAGCTTCTATTAAAA GATCCCTTCACATCAAGTCATATATCTACCATGGACTCATGTTACCGATTCTCAAAGATTAACAACAGTGAGATTAAGTTCAGATGGCTCAGACTGGGAATTCGAGCCAGGTATGAACCTTCAATCAGACCTGCCTTACAGATGGCAACAGACCAGGGAAGAATGAAATTCACGAGGCCTCTTTTCAG AGATTTGGGAGGGTGGGATAAAAGCAGAGATGTGGCCATAGATCATTTTAAGAAGAACAAAGCGAAGATGCACAATACCACTGCTCAACATATCGAAAAGGACTTAAAACTATga